From the genome of Agromyces intestinalis:
TCGGAAGCATCCGCGCCAGGTGCGACTTCACCGTCGAGATCTCGAGCACCAGTTCGCCGGCGATCTCCTCGTTCGACATGCCCTGCGCGAGCAGCAGCAGGATCTCGGTCTCCCGTGCGGTGAGCACGTCGGCGGCGCGCTGCGCCGTGACCGGCATCGTGCGTCGCCTGGTCGCGAACTCGCGCAGCACGCGATGGGTCAGCGCGTCGTCCAGCGTTCCCCGGCCCTCGGCGACCGACCGCACGGCCGAGACGATCGTGTCGGGGTCGGCGTCCTTGAGCAGGAACCCGGATGCCCCGGCCTCGAGCGCGCCGAAGACGTAGTCGTCGAGGTCGAACGTGGTCAGCACGAGCACCGGCAGCGGGTCGGCGACCTCGGGGCCGCACAGCTCCCGGGCGGCGCTGATCCCGTCCCGCCCCGGCATGCGGATGTCGAGACACACCACGTCGGGCCGCAGCGACCGGGCGAGCGACACCGCCTCGATGCCGTCGGCCGCGACACCGACGACCTCGATGTCGTCCTCGGCACCGAGCAGCACCGACAGGCCCGTGCGCACCAACGGCTGGTCGTCGGCGATCACCACCCGGATCATCGGGGCACTCCCGGCGTCCGGCCCGAGTCATCCGGGGCGGCCGTGCCGGCCGCGCGGTCCCGCGCGAGCCGCAATCGCACCTGCCAGCCGCCGTCGGCCGTACGCCCGTAGCTCAGCTCGCCGCCGACGAGTTCGGCGCGCTCGCGCATGCCGATCAGGCCGAACCCGCCGCCGGTGCCGATCGCCGACGGCGCGGTGCCGGGCGCCGACGGCGCGGCGGGCGCATGAGTGACGGTGATCGTGACCGCCGTCGAGTCGCTGTCGTCGATCGTCACGCGGCGGCCGGCACCGGGGGCGTGCAGCGCGGCGTTCGCCAGCGACTCCTGCACCATCCGGTACGCGGTGAGCTGGGCGAGCGGCCCGACACCGGCGCCGAGTTCGGGTGCGTCCCCGACGGTCACGAACTCGGTCGCCGTTCCATCCGGCTGAGCCGTCGCCACCAGTTCGGCAACCGTCGCCAGCGACTCCAGCGACAGCTCGGCGGCGTCGTCGCCGCGCAGGAGGCCGACGACGCGGCGCAGATCCGCGAGGACCGCGATGCTCTGGTCACGGACCTGCAGCACCGACTCCTTCGCCTCGGCGGGCCGGCGGTCGATCTGCCGGTGGATGGCCGACGCCATGAGCGCGATGCCCGACAGGTGGTGCGCAGCGATGTCGTGCAGCTCGCGTGCCATCGCCGCGCGCTCGCGCGCCACCGAGGCCTGCACGAGGGCATCGCGCTCACGCGCCAGGGCGCGCAGCTCGCCCGAGTGGGCCTCGCGTGCCTCGCGTCGGCTGAACACCACGAGCGCGAGGAGCAGCGGCAGACCGGTCGCAACGGCGGTCTGCACGATGGCCAACCCGATCGCGACGGCGGGGTCGAGCTCGTCGCTCCGAATCTCGGCGACGACGTTGGCCACCACCATGATGCCGGCGGCGAGTGCGAGCACGCGCCACAGGGATCGCAGCGAACGGGTGCTGAAGACCAGGTAGACGGCGATGAGATAGGCGAGCGTGGCGAGGCTCAGATAGGCAGGGGGCACCGCCCATGCGAGCACGAACGCGATCCCGGCGACGAGCGTCAGCACGACGACCGGCATCCGACGCGCCCACGGGAGCGCGATCGACTGGGCGGTGACCGCCGCCAGGGTCGCCCACCACGGTGCGCTGCCCGGCGGCGCGGCGATGGCCGCCGGCTCGGTCGGGGCGATCGCCGGGAGGGCGACGAGCACCCCGGCGATGACGAGCCAGCAGACCGCCGCCAGGATGCCCGCGCTCCAGTCGCTCCCGACGCGCGCTGTTCGAGGAAGGCCGACGGGAGACATGGCCCACACTCTAGACGGGTGCTTCCGCCGCGCCGGGCCGCGCCCTACCGGGCCAGGTGCGCCAGCGCGTCGCCGATGAGTGCGGCGACCGCGTCGGGCTGCGACACCATGACCGAGTGGGATACCCCGGGCACCTCCCTGATCTCGAGGCCGCCGGCGCGCTGCGCCATGAAGCGAAGCCCCTCGACGGGGATGTTCTTGTCGGCGTCTCCGAAGATGAACCACGAGGGCAGCGACTTCCAGGCGGGCACGTCAGCCGGCTGGGGCTCGCCGAGCGCGAAGTCGCGGATCGGCCGCTGCGTACGTGCCTGGATCGCCGCCTCCGCGGGGTCGACGTCTGCGGCGAACTGGCCCGGGAAGAGGTCTCGGTCGACGACCAGGTCGTTCGTGCCGTCGCCGAGGGGGTAGGCCCGAATCGTGTCGCCGAGCGTGCTGCCCGGGAACTGCCCGGTCAGTTGCAGCGCGTTCTCGCCGTGATCGGGAGCGAACGCGGCGACGTAGACGAGCCCGACGACCGCGGGATCGTCGACGGCCGCTTCGGTGATGACGGCGCCGCCGTAGGAGTGGCCGACGAGCAGCACCGGCCCGTCGATGCCCGCCACCGCCCGCCTGACGTTCTCGGCGTCGGTGGTGACACTGCGGAGCGGGTTGGGGGTCGCGACGGCGGGGATGCCCCGGTCGCTCAGTCGGGCGATGACCCCCGACCAGCTGGCGGACTCGGCGAATGCCCCGTGGACGAGGACGACGGTGATTGCATCTGACATGTTCGGTTCTCCTGAGCAGGTGGTGGGTTTACGAGAAGGCAACGATGAGCTCGACTTCGACGGGCGAGTCGAGCGGCAGAACGGCGACGCCGACCGCACTGCGTGCGTGCACGCCCGCGTGGCCGAAAATGGAGCCGAGTACTTCGGACGCCCCGTTCAGCACCGCGGGTTGCGCGGTGAAGGTCGGATCGGAGGCGACGAACCCCACGACCTTGACGATTCGCGTCACCCGATCCAAGCTTCCGAGCACCTCCGCGATCGCCGAGAGGGCGTTGAGCGCCGCGATCCTCGCGGCGGCGTGGGCCTCGTCCGCGGACACCGCCGCGCCGACCTTGCCCGAGACGGGGAGCTTGCCGTCGACGAGCGGCAGTTGGCCCGCGGTGAAGACGAGGCCGCCGGAGACGACCGCGGGCGCATACGTGCCCGCTGGAGCCGGTGAGCGATGCGGGAGCGCGATGCCCAGCTCTGCCAGGCGGGCTTCGATCTGCGCCATCAGCGGGCGATGAAGTCGAGGATGTCGGCGACGAGCGCTGCTCGGAAGTCACCGTGGATGCCGTGCGGCGCTCCGGGGTAGACCTTCAGCGTGCCGTCTCGGACGAGCTCGATCGACCTGAGCGCGGCCGCCCCGATGGGCACGATCTGGTCGTCATCGCCGTGCGCGATGAGGATCGGGACATCCAGCGCCGTGAGATCTTCGGTGAAGTCGGTCTCCGAGAACGCCGCGATGCAGTCGTAGGCGGCCGCGAGGTTCACCAGCATCCCCTGGCGCCAGAAGTCGTCCTTCGCGCCCTGCGACACCGTGGCGCCCGCCCGGTTCGCGCCGAAGAACGGCTCGGCGAGGTCCTGGTAGTACTGCGAGGCGTCGGCGAGGACCCCGGCCCGGATACCGTCGAACACGTCGATCGGCAGTCCGTCGGGGTTGGCGTCGGAGCGCACCATGATCGGCGGAACCGCACCGATCGTGACGACCTTCGCCACGCGGCCCGCGCCGTGCTGCGCCGCATAGCGCACCACCTCGCCGCCGCCCGTGGAATGGCCGATCACGGTCAGGTCGCGCAGGTCCAGTGCCTCGACGAGCTCCGCGAGGTCGCGGGCGTAGGTGTCCATGTCGTTGCCCGTGTACGTCTTCGACGACCTGCCGTGGCCGCGACGGTCGTGGGCGATCGCCTGGTATCCGGCGTCGGCGATGAGCTTCAGTTCGACCTGCCAGGCGTCCGAGCTGAGCGGCCAGCCGTGGCTGAACAGGACCGGCCGGCCGGAGCCCTGCGTCGTGTAGAAGATCTCGGTTCCGTCGGACGTGGTGAGGTGCGGCATATGCGATTCCTGATTCTGGTGTGTCGCCGATCGCGGCGTGACGTGCGGGTGCTGCTCGAGTCGGCTCGACACTATGAACGCCCGGGATGCCCCATCGGCCCCCGGCAGAGGTATCTTCCCGGAGTCGTGTACCTCGCAAGGATGAGGCGATGCCCTCATCCGCGAGGCGTACGAGCCCGTGCACAGATACCCCAGCCGGGGGCCGACACGCGGGGCCTCGCGTTCCTACCGTTGAGACCTACCCAGACGAAGGGAACATCCCATGATCGAGGCACGAGGCCTCACCAAGAGGTACGGCGATCGTCTCGCCGTCGACGACCTCACGTTCACCGTGCGACCAGGCGCCGTCACGGGTTTCCTCGGACCGAACGGGGCCGGCAAGTCCACGACGATGCGCATGATCCTCGGCCTGACCCGGCCCACGTCGGGCACCGTGACGATCGACGGCCGCCGATTCGCCGACGGGGCGGCGCCGCTCGCGCAGGCCGGCGCCCTCCTGGACGCGAAAGCGGTCCACCCCGGGCGCACCGCCTACCATCACCTGCTGGCGCTCGCGGCGACGCACGGCATCCCGAAGCGCCGGGTGCTCGAGGTCATCGAGCTCACGGGCCTCGAGCGAGTCGCGGCGAAGCGCGTCGGCGGATTCTCCCTCGGCATGGGGCAGCGGCTCGGCATCGCGGGCGCGCTGCTCGGCGATCCCCGGGTGCTGATCCTCGACGAGCCCGTCAACGGGCTCGACCCGGAGGGCGTGCGCTGGGTTCGCCGACTCGCCCGGCACTACGCGGCCGAGGGGCGCACGGTCTTCCTCTCGAGCCACCTCATGAGCGAGGTCGCCGTAACCGCCGATCAGGTGATCGTCATCGGCAGGGGACGCATCCTCGCCGACGCCTCCGTCGCCGAGATCGTCGGCAACGCGACGGCGACGGTGCGGGTACGGACGCCTCGGGCCGCCGAACTCATGCGTCTGCTGACCCGCGCGGGCGTCACGATCGCGAGCGAGACCTCCGATACGCTCGAGGTCACCGGAATCGAGCCCGAGACGATCGCGGCGGCTGCAGCAGGGGCCGGCATCGTCCTCACCGAACTGACGCCACTCGCCTCGACGCTGGAGGATGCCTACATGGCCCTCACCGAGAACGCCGTCGAGTACCGCAGTCATGTCCGCAACGGACAGGAGGTTCCCCGATGAGCGCCCTCGAGGTTCCCGCCGCCGAGCCGAGGATCCGTCTCACCTTCCCGGGCATCGCCCGTTCGGAGTGGCTCAAGCTGCGCACGGTGCGCTCGACGGTGTGGATTGCTGCCGTGACGTTCGGCGTCATGGTCGGCCTCGCAACGTTCCTGTCGTGGGGCATCAAGGGCATCGCCGACACCAGCGAACAGCCGATCCCGTCGGCCACCATCCTCACCGCGGGCGTCACCCTCGCCCAGCTCACCCTGGGGGTGCTGGGGGTGCTGCTGGTGACCGGCGAGTATGCGAACGGGTCGATCCGCGCGACGCTCTCGACGGTGCCGCGGCGCCCGTCCGTGCTCGCCGCCAAGGCGATCGTCGCCGGGCTCACGACCCTGGTGCTGGCCGCCGTCTCGGTCGGCGCCGCGTTTCTCGCCTCGCAACCGATCCTCGCGACCGGGGGCACCGCGATCGACCTCGCGGACGGCGAGCAGGTCCGCGCGATCGTCGGCGGGGTGCTCTACCTGACGCTGGTGACGCTGTTCTCGGTGGGCATCGGTGCGATCGTGAAGCACACTGCGGGCGCCATCTGCGTCGTGGTCGGCGTGTTCTTCGCGCTGCCGATCCTCGTGCAGATCGTGCAGGCGATCGTGAACCTCGACTGGCTCGGGCAGATCCACGGGTATCTTCCGAGCGTCGCGGGTCAGCAGATCATGACGGTCGGCGGCAGCGGCGGGTTCGGCAGTTCGCTCGATCCCTGGGCCGGTCTCGCCGTGCTCGCGGGCTATGCGGCGCTGTCGCTCGTGACCGCGTTCTGGGTCTTCAACCGGCGGGACGACTGATCGACGACGTCCGCGCCTCGGCCTCGCCGGAATCCGTTCGGGTTCCGGCGGGGCCGTCGCGCGCGCGGATGCGGGCGTTCCGGCGCCCTCCGACCGAGGCGAGCGCGGCCGGGCCGTTCACCGAGTTCGATGCCCGCAGGCTCGATCCGATCCGCACCTACCTCGTCCGGCATCCGGCCGTCATGGACGTCGTGGTCGCAACGCTCTTCCTCATCCCGTCGTCGGTCAACGCCGTGCTCATCGCCCTCGGGCACGCGGAGGCGCCCGAGTGGAGCGGGTGGGTGCTGTTCGGCATCGCGCTGGCCGCGTTCGCCCTGCTGCTTCGGCGGCGACGGGAGCCGGTGCTGATCGCCGGCGCGATCACGGTGCTCGGCGTCGTCGCGATCGCGACCACGGGCGACTCGGGCGGCCTCGAACTCGCGGCCGCGTTCACCATCTACGCCGTCGCGTCCTCACGCCGGCCCTCGGTCGCCTGGGTGACGCTCGGACTGCAGGCGCTCACCCTGATCAGTGCGGCGGCCTTGTTCCTCGACGAGACTCCCGGCGGGTCGTCGCGGCCGGTCGAGCTGGATGCCTCCACGTCCCCCGCCCCGTTCAGCACCGTGCTCGTGCTCGGTCAGCTGATCGCACTCGGCATCGGCACGGGCGTTCGCAGCCGACGCGAGCACATCGCCAACCTCATCGACCGCGCCAACGCGCTCGCCCGCGACCGCGAACGTCAGTCGCAGCTCGCGGCAGCGGCGGAGCGGGCGCGGATCGCACGCGAGATGCACGACGTGGTCGCCCATTCGCTGACCGTCATGGTGGCGCTGGCCGAGGGCGTCCGCGCGGCGGCGAACGACCCGCCCCTGGCCGAGGTCGCGCTCGACGCCCTCACCGAGACCGGCCGTTCGGCACTCGACGACATGAGACGGGTGCTCGGCGTGCTCCGCGATCCGGATGCCGAGGTTCCGTTCGCTCCCGAGCGCGCCGTCGGCCTCGACGACCTGATCGCCCGGTTCCGGGCCGCGGGGCTGCCGGTGCGACTCGTCCTGCGCGGCGACGTGCCGACGGGGGCCGTGCCCGCACGCGACGCGGCCGATCGCATCGTGCAGGAGGCACTGACCAACGCGCTCCGCTACGCGCCGGACACCTCGGCGGTCATGGTCGAGGTGAGCCGGCGTGACGAGCGTCGGCACGGCGGCGGCGACTGGCTCGACGTGAACGTCATCGACGCAGGCCCGCCGGCCCGCGTCACCCGCCCCGCGGGGGTCGGCACCGGACGCGGCATCATCGGCATGCGGGAGCGTGCCGCGGTGCACGGGGGCAGCGTCACCGCCGGCCCCGAAGGCAGCGGCTGGCGCGTGCACGCCACCCTGCGTCTCGACCTCGATCCGAAGGAGATCCCGTGACCGATGCGGCCATCAGGGTGCTGCTCGTCGACGACCAGGTGATGCTGCGACTCGGCTTCCGCATCGTGCTCGACGCCGAGGACGACATCGAGGTGGTCGGCGAGGCCGGTGATGGTGCCGCCGGCGTGGCGATGGCGAAGCGCCTCCGACCCGACGTCGTGCTCATGGACGTGCGCATGCCCGGGGCATCCGGTATCGAAGCGACCCGCCGAATCGTCGAGGAAGCGCCGGCTTCGCGCGTCATCATCCTCACGACCTTCGATCTCGACGAGTACGCGTTCGCGGCGTTGCGATCGGGTGCGAGCGGGTTCCTGTTGAAGGATGCGAAGCCCGGCGAGCTCATCGGAGCCGTGCGCGCGGTCGCGGCGGGCGATGCGGCGATCGCGCCCCGCGTGACGCGGCGGATGCTGGAACTGTTCGCGGAACGGCTGCCCGACGCGAGCGCGGCCGCGCACGCCGATGACCGCCTCGCCGCACTCACGCAGCGCGAGTCCGAGATCTTCGCCGCGCTCGGCAAGGGCCTCAGCAACGCCGAGATCGCGCAGCACTTCGTGCTCTCGGAGGCGACCGTGAAGACGCACGTCGCGAGGGTGCTCGGCAAGCTCGGGCTGCGCGACCGCGTGCAGGCCGTCGTGCTCGCCTACGAAACGGGCGTCGCCGGCACCTGACATGTGCTCGGGCGCGGACGCCGGTGCCGTCCCTGCTCAGCAGGCGGCCCGGCGCGCTCGGCCTACACGACCAGGAAGACGTTCATGCTCCAGGTGGCGAAGTACCCGGCGACACCGACCCCGCCCGCGATGACGGCGCCGACCAGCACGCCCCACCAACCCCGCCGGCTCAGGAAGAACGCGGCCGCGACGGCCCCGGCGAGCAGCACCGTCCACACGGCCGCCGGCGCGAGGCGCGCGTCGCCCGCGCATCCTGCCGTAGGAGGGTAGATCGCCGCGCACACCGTGCCGGGGGGTGTGACCGGCAACGCCATGCCCCAGATCCACACGAGCGCGACCGCCGCGATCCCGAGTGCGATCGCGGCTCCGACCCATCCTGAAACCTGTGCGCTCGGATTCTTCGATGCCGTGGCGACCATGCCCTGCACCCTAGCCGCACCGAGGCGACCGAAGCGAGGAGGAAGCCCGGAGAAGCGACAGCCACCAGCCTGTGGACGAGCAACCTGGCGTGCATCTTCTTCCGTTGGGGCGCGCACTGACGCCGCAACACGGAATGGGCCGTCGGCCGAAGTGAGCTATCATCCCATTCAACCGTCAGGACCAGAGTCGCAACGCGGCCTTGCCGAAGGCATCTCCCCCGATGTTCGACTGACGGCAAACAGGCGAGACCGCTGCATCGCTCCCGAGGTGCCGATCGCTCCACGGTCACGGGTCATCGCCGGGAGGGACATATGGCCGAGCCGTCGAGCGGACCCACCGCTCAACGCACCTGGTGGAGGGGAATCCGACCGCGCCTGATCGGCGTGCTGCTCATCCCCATGGTCGCTGCCCTCGCGCTGGGTGCACTTCGTGTGGAGGCCGCCGTCGCCGAGAGCCAAGCAGCATCGCGCGCCGAGAGTCTCGCGAACATCCTTCCCGACAGCTTCCGCCTCGCGATCCGTCTGACCGTGGAGCGCGATTCCGCGAACACCGGGATCTCGGGTTCTGCTCGCGAGGGCATCAGGGTCGCCACTGATCGAGCGATCGAGAGTTGGCGCGACAGCGCCGCAGCGGTCGACGACTCCCAGGATCAAACACTCCACGATGACCTGGATTGGGTCGGCGGCCTGCTGTCTCACCTCGACGCCGTCCGGACCGACATCGGCGAGCCGAGGACCCGGGACGGTGCGGCCGGGACGTACACCGAGATGATCAACACGTTGCTCGGCCTCGGCGCACGGCTTCCGGCACTCGAGGATCCGTCGATCTATCGGCAGGCCGACGCGCTCGCCGAGGTCCGCACGGCCTCCGAGGTCCTGGGATCGCTGCGCGTGGTGGTCGCCGAGGCACTCACGACCGGTCAGCTCGACGCGCAAGGGCTGATCCAACTGGCCGGCGACCAGGGGGTGTGGGATCGCGCGAGCCAGGAATTCATCGCGGGGAGCTCTCCGGTGGCGGCCGAGCAGTTCGCGGCCCTCACCGACCGTGGCCGCGGAACCCAGACGACTCCGCTGCACGTGATGGATCAGATGCTCCTGGCCGGCGGGGTTGCGGGTGTCGATGTGACCGTCGAAGAGTGGCTGAAGCTGTACTCCGACTTCGTCGGTGAGATGGAGGCGGTGATCGTCCAGGCCGCCGACGACCTCGCGGCCGACGTCAGCGACCTCCGGCAGTCGGCCCAGCTGACCGCACTCCTGACCGCGGGGGTCGTCCTGCTGGTGCTGCTCGTCGCGTTCGCGCTCACCGTGCTCGCGTCCCGGTCGATCCTGACGCCACTGGTCGCTCTCCGTCAGGCTGCGCTGAAGATCGCCCACGAGACCCTGCCCGAGCGCGTCCGGCGGATCGAAAGCGGCGACGGCGCGGTCGACACCTCGGTCGAGCCGATCCCCGTCGGTCGGCACGACGAGATCGGCGAGGTGGCCGAAGCCTTCGACGAGATCCACGCCGAGGCAGTGCGACTGGCCGGTGAGCAGGCGCAGATGCGCGCGAACGTCAACCGGATGTTCGTCAACCTCTCACGCCGCAGCCAGAACCTGGTGGAGCGTCAGTTGCGACTGATCGACGAGCTCGAGGCGAGCGAACAGGATCCGGACCAGCTCGCGAACCTGTTCCAGCTCGACAATCTGGCCACCCGCATGCGGCGCAACGACGAGAGCCTGCTGGTCCTGGCCGGCGGTGACACCGGTCAGTCGGCACGCGGCAACGTGCGGGTGCTCGATGTCCTGCGTGCCGCTTCGTCCGAGATCGAGCAGTTCGCCCGCGTCGAGGTCGACTCGTCCGAGTTGGCCGAGCTGCGCGGCGCCGTCGCCGGCGACCTGGTCCACCTGCTCGCCGAGCTGATCGAGAACGCGGCGAACTTCTCGCCGCCCGACTCTCCGGTCGCGGTCCGCACGCTGCCGCGCACGGTGGACGCGCCGCTGGTCATCGAGATCCAGGATCTCGGCATCGGGATGACGCCCGACGAGCTGGTTGCGGCCAACACCAAGCTGCAGACCACCGGCGGGCTCGACGCGGATGTCGCCCGCATGATGGGCCTGGTCGTGACCGCCCGCCTGGCGGATCGCCACCGCATGTCGGTCTCACTTCGAACGGGCGTGCCGAACGGAGTCGTCGCTCGCGTCGAGGTTCCGCTCACCGCTCTGGCGGTGCACGGAACCAAGCCGATTCCGGTCGTCTCGTCGCCGACCACGGATGCCGCGGCTGCCGCGCAAGCCGCTGCCCCCGCGCTCGCGGCAGCCGATGCGGCTCCCGCGGAGATCGCGCCCCCACAGCCTGGTTCCATGTTCGAGGAGTTCGAGGAGACGCCGATCTTCGCCGCACTCCAGTCCGAGTGGTTCAACCGTCGGATGCCGCTGGTCACTTCCGGCCGAGAGGCGAGCAGCCAGGACGACCCGACCACCGCCGTGTCCGAGCCTTCGCCGAGCTGGTCCTCCCCGGGCGACGACGGCTGGAAGCGCGCGGCCGAGGTCGCTCAGCGCCCACGCGAGCCCGAACTCGTGACCGCCGGCGGGCTTCCCAAGCGCGTGCCCGGTCAGAACCTCGTGCCGGGCGCAGCCCCGGCGGCACGGCAGCCGAGTCCGCAGCCCCGGACCACCACGGTCGACGAGCGCCGGAGCGGCGCTCTGTCGAGCTTCCAACGCGGGGTGAGCCGTGCGCGGGGCGACGCGGCGACCGATTCGTTCCGATTCGAGAGATGGGAAGACGAGTGACGACCGCTCCGGCGAACCTCGATTGGCTGGTCGACAGCCTGACTCAGCGCACACCCGACGTCGCCCACGCCATCCTGGTGTCGGCCGACGGACTCCCGATGGCGCGTTCCGCCGGCTTTCCCCCCGACCGGGCCGACCAGCTCGCCGCGATCACCTCGGGGCTGACCAGCCTCACGCAGGGTGCCGCGCGCGCGCTCGGGGCGGGCCAGGTCCATCAGATGGTCGTCGAGATGGACGGCGGATACCTCGTGGTGATGTCAGTCGGCGAGGGGTCGAGCCTTGCGGCGTTGGCCGCGCCGCAGTGCGATCTGGGCCAGGTGGGCTACCAGATGCAGCTTCTGATCGCCCGCGTCGCGACCGCGCTGACGCCCGAGATCCGGACCGCGGCCCGGTCCGGTGCCTGACCGCACCGTTGTCTGAGGAACGATCGTGAGTGCCCCCGACCCCGGTCCTTCGCAACTGGTCAGACCCTACGCCCTGACCCGCGGGCGCACCGCGCCCACGCGTGACTACCCGCTGGAAGCGCTCGTCCGCACGCACCTCCCGGTGCTCGATGACTCAGGTCTCTCGCCCGAGGAGCGATCGATCGTCGATCTGTGCCGCCAGAGCCGTTCGGTCGCCGAGGTCGCGGCGCTCGTGCGAATCCCGCTCGGGGTGGCTCGGATCCTCATCGGCGACCTCGTCGATCGTGGCGTCGTGAGCGTGCACGTGCAGACAGAATCCGATTCCGCCCCTGACGCGACGCTCCTGGAGCGCGTGCTCAGCGGGCTGCGCAAACTGTGAGGAGAAAGCAGAGCTCGTGAGCACCGACACCAGCCAGGCGACCATTTCGGCGAAGATCGTCATCGCCGGAGGATTCGGCGTGGGCAAGACGACCCTCGTCGGCTCGGTTTCCGAGATCGACCCGCTCACCACCGAAGCGGTGATGACGTCGGCGAGCCTCGGCGTCGACGACCTCTCCGCGGTGCCCGACAAGACCACGACCACGGTCGCGATGGACTTCGGTCGAATCTCGCTGGACTCGGACCTGATCCTCTACCTGTTCGGCACTCCCGGTCAGGACCGCTTCTGGTTCATGTGGGACGACCTGACCCAGGGTGCGATCGGCGCCGTGGTGCTGATCGACACGCGCCGCCTGGCCGACTCGTTCGCCGCGATCGACTACTTCGAGTCTCGCAATACCCCGTTCATCGTCGCCCACAACGTGTTCGGAGCCGACCAGAACTACACGGCCGAGCAGATTCGCGAGGCGCTTTCGCTTCGGCCCGAGGTGCCTATCGTCGCGTGCGACGCCCGCGACCGGGAATCGACCAAGGCGACGCTGATCAGCCTCGTCGAGCATGTCCTGTCGCACATCGGCACCACGCCCCCCAGGAGCGCGTAGGGCGAACTGGTGACATCGGCGATCACGCGCGGATGCCACGCCCGTCGACGGTTCGCAGCATGCCGTCTGCCCACGGCGACAACCTGCCCGACCGCGACATGCGCCGGTGGTGGGAGGATCGAACCATGCCCCGAACGACCGTCTCCGCACCGTCCGCCCCCGCCGCGATCGGCCCGTACTCGCATGCCGCCCGAGGGGGCGACGAACTGTTCCTCTCCGGGCAGACCCCGATCGACCCGGCGACGGGGCTCCTCGTCGAGGGCGGTGTCGCAGAGCAGACCCGCCGGGTGTTCCGCAATCTCGAGCACGTGCTGCAGGCCGCCGGAGGAGACCTGACGGATGTCGTGAAGGTCAACGTCTATCTGACGTCCATGGACGACTTCCACGCCATGAACGCAGTGTACGCGGAGGTCTTCACCGAGCCGTTCCCGGCGCGCACGACCGTCGCGGTCGCCGGGCTCCCTCTGGGCGCCCGCATCGAGATCGAATGCGTCGCCGCGATCGGATAGTCGACGGCGGGCTCCGCGCGGTGACGAGCGATGCCCTACTCAATGCGGTCCGCCATGGGTCCGAGACGACATCGCCGCAGCGCGGCGGACGAAGTCGATCCGAGCCTGCGCCGTTCGACGTATGAGCAGAAGCACCGATCCGAGAGGGGCACATCATGAGCACGGTCGTCTTCGATATCAGCGTGTCGCTCGACGGATTCATCGCAGCGAGCGGCATGACCCCCGACGAGGGCATGGGCATCGGCGGGGAGGCACTCCATGACTGGGCGTTCGCGGGCGGTGATCGCGATCGCGAACTGCTCGAGCAGGCCGGCGCACGCCTCGGCGCGGTCGTCTGCGGGCGCCGCACCTACGACAACTCGATCAAGTGGTGGGCGGCCGACGGTCCGACCGGGCCCGCGCGGATCCCGGTGCAGGTCGTGAGCCACAGCACCCCCGACACGGTGCCCGAGGGCGGCGTCTACACGTTCGTCGGTGACATCCGTACCGCCCTCGACGCCGCCCGCCGGACCGCGGGCGAACAGGACGTCGGCATCATGGGCGGCGCCGACATCGCGCGGCAGTACCTGCGAGCCGGAC
Proteins encoded in this window:
- a CDS encoding dihydrofolate reductase family protein; its protein translation is MSTVVFDISVSLDGFIAASGMTPDEGMGIGGEALHDWAFAGGDRDRELLEQAGARLGAVVCGRRTYDNSIKWWAADGPTGPARIPVQVVSHSTPDTVPEGGVYTFVGDIRTALDAARRTAGEQDVGIMGGADIARQYLRAGLVDEISLHIVPVLFGSGTPLFEASWLDRHVRLERVQAIETDAATHLRFRVVT